One genomic region from Candidatus Methylomirabilota bacterium encodes:
- a CDS encoding enoyl-ACP reductase: MKLLDGKTGLVVGVANKRSIAWAIAQALAGAGMRLAFTYQGERLRENVQELAATLPGALLYPCDVTSDAEIGAVFTALSREFGALDTLVHSVAFAQKEDLEGEFVATSRDGFKLAHDISAYSLVALARAARPLLEKSGQASVIAMTYYGSEKVAGNYNVMGVAKAALEASVRYLAADLGPRGIRVNAISAGPVNTLAARGIKGFTSILQHHAEKAPLRRNVELREVGDTALFLASRLSSGITGEVIFVDGGYHIMAV, translated from the coding sequence ATGAAACTCCTCGACGGCAAGACCGGGCTCGTCGTCGGCGTGGCCAACAAGCGCTCCATCGCCTGGGCCATCGCCCAGGCTCTGGCCGGCGCCGGCATGCGGCTGGCGTTCACGTATCAAGGCGAGCGGCTCCGGGAGAACGTGCAGGAGCTGGCCGCCACCTTGCCGGGGGCGCTGCTCTATCCGTGCGACGTCACCTCGGATGCCGAGATCGGCGCCGTGTTCACCGCGCTCTCGCGTGAGTTCGGCGCGCTGGACACGCTCGTCCATTCGGTCGCCTTCGCCCAGAAGGAAGATCTGGAGGGCGAGTTCGTCGCCACCTCGCGCGACGGGTTCAAGCTGGCCCACGACATCTCCGCCTACTCGCTGGTGGCCCTGGCGCGGGCGGCGCGGCCCCTGCTGGAGAAGTCGGGTCAGGCGTCGGTGATCGCCATGACGTACTACGGCTCGGAAAAGGTGGCCGGGAACTACAACGTGATGGGCGTGGCCAAGGCCGCGCTGGAAGCCTCGGTGCGCTACCTGGCCGCCGACCTCGGACCTCGGGGCATCCGGGTCAACGCCATCTCGGCGGGGCCCGTGAACACGCTGGCCGCTCGGGGCATCAAGGGGTTCACGAGCATCCTGCAGCATCACGCCGAGAAGGCGCCGCTCCGGCGCAACGTGGAGCTGCGCGAGGTGGGAGACACCGCGCTCTTCCTGGCGTCCCGACTGTCCTCGGGGATCACCGGCGAGGTGATCTTCGTCGACGGCGGGTACCACATCATGGCGGTCTGA
- the hutU gene encoding urocanate hydratase has protein sequence MNGDATGAGRPARPIRAPRGSTLSCQGWPQEAALRMLMNNLDPDVAERWEDLVVYGGSGRAARDWPSYHRIVATLQRLRDDETLLVQSGKPVGVFATHPDAPRVLIANALLVPAWADWAHFRDYEARGLTMYGQMTAGSWIYIGTQGILQGTYETFGACARRHFGGSLAGRLILSAGLGGMGGAQPLAITMNGGVAIIVEVDEERVQRRLRLGYVDRATGSVDDALQWAEDARQSRQPLSIALHGNAAQTHPELARRGVRFDVVTDQTAAHDMLNGYVPAGLSVAAAAALRRSDPNAYLKRAYESLAAHMRAMLELQRLGAILFDYGNNIRQEAQHAGVTDFAYPGFVPAFIRPLFCEGQGPFRWVALSGDPRDIDATDQALMDAFSDKEPLVRWLRLARERVPFQGLPARICWLGYGERVTAGRIFNDLVAAGTVRAPIVIGRDHLDSGSVASPNRETESMRDGSDAIADWPILNALLNTAAGATWVSVHHGGGVGIGYSLHAGMVVVADGTGAAARRLERVLTTDPGTGIMRHADAGYPEALAAARRHGLDLPGITT, from the coding sequence ATGAACGGCGACGCGACCGGCGCGGGGCGTCCGGCCCGCCCGATCCGCGCGCCCCGCGGCAGCACTCTCTCCTGCCAGGGGTGGCCACAAGAGGCCGCGCTGCGGATGCTCATGAACAACCTCGATCCGGACGTGGCCGAGCGCTGGGAAGATCTGGTGGTGTATGGCGGCTCGGGGCGCGCCGCCCGCGACTGGCCCTCGTACCACCGGATCGTGGCCACGCTGCAACGCCTGCGCGACGATGAGACGCTGCTCGTGCAGTCGGGCAAGCCCGTCGGCGTCTTCGCCACGCACCCCGACGCGCCCCGGGTGCTGATCGCCAACGCGCTGCTCGTGCCGGCCTGGGCCGACTGGGCGCACTTCCGCGACTACGAGGCCCGGGGCCTCACGATGTACGGCCAGATGACCGCCGGCTCCTGGATCTACATCGGGACCCAGGGCATCCTGCAGGGCACCTACGAGACCTTCGGCGCCTGCGCGCGGCGACACTTCGGCGGCTCGCTGGCCGGCCGCCTCATCCTCAGCGCGGGCCTGGGCGGCATGGGTGGCGCCCAGCCCCTGGCCATCACGATGAACGGCGGCGTGGCCATCATCGTGGAGGTCGACGAGGAACGAGTCCAGCGCCGGCTGCGCCTGGGCTACGTCGATCGGGCTACCGGCTCCGTCGACGACGCCCTGCAGTGGGCAGAGGACGCCCGGCAGTCCCGGCAGCCGCTCTCCATCGCGCTGCACGGCAACGCCGCCCAGACCCATCCCGAGCTGGCCCGGCGCGGCGTCCGCTTCGACGTCGTCACCGACCAGACTGCGGCCCACGACATGCTCAACGGCTATGTTCCGGCCGGACTGTCCGTGGCGGCCGCCGCCGCGTTGCGGCGGAGCGACCCGAACGCCTATCTGAAGCGGGCGTACGAGTCGCTCGCCGCGCACATGCGGGCGATGCTCGAGCTCCAGCGCCTGGGCGCCATCCTGTTCGACTACGGTAACAACATCCGTCAGGAGGCGCAGCACGCCGGCGTCACCGACTTCGCCTATCCCGGGTTCGTGCCCGCCTTCATCCGCCCCCTGTTCTGCGAAGGGCAGGGACCGTTTCGCTGGGTGGCGCTGTCGGGCGATCCCCGCGACATCGACGCCACCGACCAGGCGCTGATGGACGCCTTCAGCGACAAGGAGCCCCTGGTCCGCTGGCTGCGGTTGGCCCGCGAGCGCGTGCCCTTCCAGGGGTTGCCGGCGCGAATCTGCTGGCTCGGCTACGGCGAGCGGGTCACGGCCGGACGCATCTTCAACGATCTGGTCGCCGCGGGGACGGTCAGGGCGCCCATCGTGATCGGTCGTGACCACCTCGACTCCGGCTCGGTGGCCTCGCCCAACCGCGAGACGGAGTCGATGCGCGACGGTTCCGACGCGATCGCCGACTGGCCGATCCTCAACGCCTTGCTGAACACCGCGGCGGGCGCGACGTGGGTCAGCGTGCATCACGGCGGTGGCGTCGGTATCGGCTACTCGCTCCACGCCGGCATGGTCGTCGTCGCCGACGGCACCGGGGCGGCGGCGCGGCGGCTGGAGCGGGTGCTGACGACCGATCCCGGCACCGGGATCATGCGTCACGCCGATGCCGGCTATCCGGAGGCGCTGGCCGCCGCGCGGCGCCACGGCCTGGACCTTCCGGGGATCACCACGTGA